One segment of Paenibacillus rhizovicinus DNA contains the following:
- a CDS encoding formylglycine-generating enzyme family protein: MEADHKPSCCCGVSRAEPEALERGQADMQADAQPELADSAPEADSLVSQQTRRDMIYLPGGEFLMGTDDEEGFPRDGEGPIRKVALSPFYMDACAVTNAEFAAFAEATGYVTEAERFGWSFVFHLFVPEAARAAAKPVPGVPWWLAVDGASWHKPEGEGSGIDDRLDHPVVHVSWSDAAAYAKWAGKRLPTEAEWEYAARGGLAQKRYPWGDLLKPDGEHRCNIWQGKFPDKNNASDGYAGTAPVRSFAPNGYGLYNMVGNVWEWCGDWFTAQPAEAPGSGVNPQGPVTGVSRVTRGGSYLCHKSYCNRYRVAARSSNTPDSSTGNMGFRCAADA, from the coding sequence ATGGAAGCTGATCACAAGCCGTCTTGCTGCTGCGGGGTATCAAGAGCAGAGCCGGAAGCGTTGGAACGAGGACAAGCCGATATGCAAGCCGACGCGCAGCCGGAACTGGCTGATTCGGCTCCGGAAGCTGATTCTCTCGTCAGCCAACAGACGAGAAGAGACATGATCTATTTGCCAGGCGGCGAGTTCCTCATGGGTACCGATGACGAGGAGGGATTCCCGCGAGACGGCGAAGGCCCGATCCGGAAGGTCGCATTGTCCCCCTTCTATATGGATGCCTGCGCCGTTACGAATGCGGAATTCGCCGCTTTCGCGGAGGCGACCGGCTACGTCACCGAAGCGGAGCGGTTCGGCTGGTCGTTCGTCTTCCATCTGTTCGTGCCGGAAGCAGCGAGAGCCGCTGCCAAGCCGGTGCCCGGAGTGCCTTGGTGGCTGGCCGTCGACGGCGCAAGCTGGCACAAGCCGGAAGGCGAAGGATCCGGGATCGACGATCGGCTCGATCACCCTGTCGTTCACGTGTCGTGGAGCGATGCCGCGGCCTACGCGAAGTGGGCGGGGAAACGCTTGCCGACGGAAGCGGAATGGGAATACGCGGCGCGAGGCGGACTCGCGCAGAAGCGATATCCGTGGGGCGACCTGCTGAAGCCGGACGGGGAGCACCGCTGCAACATCTGGCAGGGCAAATTCCCCGATAAGAACAATGCCTCCGACGGCTATGCGGGTACCGCGCCGGTACGTTCTTTTGCTCCGAACGGCTACGGTCTGTACAACATGGTCGGCAACGTGTGGGAGTGGTGCGGCGACTGGTTCACCGCTCAGCCAGCGGAAGCGCCGGGAAGCGGCGTGAACCCGCAAGGTCCCGTAACGGGCGTAAGCCGGGTGACGCGAGGAGGGTCCTACCTCTGCCACAAGTCGTACTGCAACCGGTACCGGGTGGCCGCGCGCAGCTCCAATACGCCGGACAGCTCCACGGGCAATATGGGCTTTCGCTGTGCGGCGGATGCTTAA